AAGCAGAACGTCGGGTTCCCCTACGAGCTGAGCGAAGTGGCCCACTACGAGAAGGCGCTGCGGACCGCGCTGCCGAAACTGACCGACGCCGAGGTCGTGGACCTGATCAAGGAACTGAAGGACGCAGGACCAAAGAAGGAAAAGAAGGACGACAAGAAGTAACCCCCCGTTCGTAAATCGTAAACGCACGCGGTTCGTCAGGAGGCTCCTGACGAACCGCGTGCGTTTACAGACAGGTGAAGTTACTTTACGCTCCCCCGAAAGCCAGTCCCGGTTTGGGCGGGGCTTCGGGTTTCGGAGCGGGTTCGGGCTGCGGAACGGGCGCCGGAGTCACCGCTTTGGGCGCTTCCGGCCGCAGTTCCGCGAGTGGCACCCCGGACATCAGCTTCTCGACCTCCGTGCGGTCGATCTCTTCGTGCATCAGGAGCGCGTCCGCGATCACGTCGAGCTTGTCGCGGTGGGTCCGAACAAGATCCTGTGCCCGGGCCTCGGCGTCGATCAGGATGCGCTGGATCTCTTCGTCGATGAGCCGCGCCGTTCCTTCACTGTACGCCCGCGACTCTACGATCTCCTTGCCCAGGAAGACGTGCTCTTCGCCCTGCTGGTGGTACACCGGGCCGACGCGGTCGCTCATCCCGAACTGCGTCACCATCACGCGGGCAATCCGGGTCGCTTGTTTCAGGTCGCCGACCGCCCCGGAGAGCGGCTCGCCGAGCACGAGCTTGTCGGCCGCGCGCCCGCCCATCGTCATCACGAGCATCGCGTTCAGCTCGCTTTGCGAGTGGTCCACGCGCTCTTCGTCCTGGTGGAACAGGGTGACGCCGCCCGCGCGCCCGCGCGGGATGATCGAAACGCGGTCGAGGGCGTGCATCGCCGACGGCATGAGGAACGCACAGAGCGCGTGCCCGGCTTCGTGGTACGCGGTGCGGCGCTTCTCGTCGTGCGAGAACGGTTCCTCGCGCTGGCTCCCGAGCCGCACCCGGTCGGCCGCGCGGTCGAAGTCCACTTGCTCGATCTTGTTCCGGCCCGAGCGCACGGCCAGGAGCGCGGCCTCGTTGCACAGGTTCTTCAGTTCCGCGCCACTCATCCCGACCATCCCGCGCGCCACGCGCTCCAGGTCCACGAGGTCCGAGAGCGGCTTGTTGCGCGTGTGGACCTTCAGGATCTCGAGCCGGCCCTTCCAGGTCGGTCGGTCCACGGTGATGTGCCGATCGAAGCGCCCGGGGCGGAGCAGGGCGGCGTCGAGCACGTCCGGCCGGTTGGTCGCGGCCATCACGATGACCGTTTCCGTCGGCTGGAACCCGTCCATTTCGGACAGGATCTGGTTGAGCGTCTGCTCGCGCTCGTCGGACCCGCCGCCGTACCCGGCGCCGCGCATCCGGCCCACGGCGTCAATTTCGTCGATGAAGATCACGCACGGCGAGTGCTCCTTCGCGGTGCGGAACATGTCCCGCACGCGGCTCGCCCCGACGCCCACGAACATCTGAATGAACTCGCTCCCGCTGATGGCGAAGAACGGCACGTTCGCTTCACCGGCCACGGCCTTCGCGAGCAGCGTCTTCCCGGTTCCGGGCGGGCCGACGAGCAGCGCGCCCTTGGGAACCGCCGCCCCGATGCGGGTGAACTTGCCCGGGTTTTTCAGTTCCCCGACCATCTCGGTCAGCTCGCGCTTCGCCGACCCCATCCCCGCCACATCGTCGAACGTGACGCGCCCCTTACCCTTCTCGTACCGCTTCGCGGGGCTGCGGATGTAGTTGTTGATGAACCCGCCGCCCATCGGGTCGCGGAGCTTCGGCAGGAAGAACACGACGAACACGGTGATGATGCCGCACACGATCAGCAGTTGCAGGAGGAGCGGCCCGAGCCACGGGGTCGGCTCCTCGCGCCGGTTGATGACGACCGGTGTCAGTTGGCTCTCGGCCGGCGCCTTCTTGATGACGTCCTGGTCGGCCTTTTCGATGTCCGCGGTGAGCGTGCGCTGGTCGTTGCTGTGCGGGAGGAGCACTGCAAATCGGCCGGTTTTGCCCAGTTCCAGCTTTTTGGCGAGTTCGGAGTTCGGGTCGCGGACCTCGCCCTCGGCTCGGTCGGTACCGACCAGGGTGACGGACTTCAGTTGGCCCGCATTCATCAGTTCGCGGAACCGGGAGTAGTCGATTTCACGGTAGTTGTTCTTGAACGCGAGGAACGCGAACGCGATGACCCCGAGTACAATGAGCGCGATCCACCCGCCGGGGAGCAGCGGGTTGGTCCGCTTGGGCGCGGGCTGTTGCGAACCGTTGGGGGGCGGGCTGTCTTGTTGCTCGGCCATTTCTATGTCCTCGGTCGCGGGGTGCGTGGCCCGCGCGGGGCGACGATGCTGTTACGAGCGTTCCGCACTCACGAAACGAGTGCGGGGTGTGAAGATATTGTACGGGCGAACGACCGCGAGAAGGGAACTCGAAACGAGAGAACGGGTTTTGCGGTTCAATTCGGTGAGGGGAGGAATTATTCAGCTACCAACTTTCCCCCGTGGTACCGTCCGAAGAAGCAAATCTCCTCTTCGATGATACCACGGGGACACAAGCGTCAGCAACTAGCTCTGGCCTTCGGTCTTGGGCTCTTCCGGTTTCGGCTCCTCGGCCTTCACTTCGGGCTTCGGTTCTTCGACCTTCGGGGCCTCCGGCTCGACGGGCTTGAAGAACGCGAGCAGTTCACCGAACGTGTTCAGCGCCGCTTTGCCGGCCT
This region of Gemmata massiliana genomic DNA includes:
- the ftsH gene encoding ATP-dependent zinc metalloprotease FtsH, encoding MAEQQDSPPPNGSQQPAPKRTNPLLPGGWIALIVLGVIAFAFLAFKNNYREIDYSRFRELMNAGQLKSVTLVGTDRAEGEVRDPNSELAKKLELGKTGRFAVLLPHSNDQRTLTADIEKADQDVIKKAPAESQLTPVVINRREEPTPWLGPLLLQLLIVCGIITVFVVFFLPKLRDPMGGGFINNYIRSPAKRYEKGKGRVTFDDVAGMGSAKRELTEMVGELKNPGKFTRIGAAVPKGALLVGPPGTGKTLLAKAVAGEANVPFFAISGSEFIQMFVGVGASRVRDMFRTAKEHSPCVIFIDEIDAVGRMRGAGYGGGSDEREQTLNQILSEMDGFQPTETVIVMAATNRPDVLDAALLRPGRFDRHITVDRPTWKGRLEILKVHTRNKPLSDLVDLERVARGMVGMSGAELKNLCNEAALLAVRSGRNKIEQVDFDRAADRVRLGSQREEPFSHDEKRRTAYHEAGHALCAFLMPSAMHALDRVSIIPRGRAGGVTLFHQDEERVDHSQSELNAMLVMTMGGRAADKLVLGEPLSGAVGDLKQATRIARVMVTQFGMSDRVGPVYHQQGEEHVFLGKEIVESRAYSEGTARLIDEEIQRILIDAEARAQDLVRTHRDKLDVIADALLMHEEIDRTEVEKLMSGVPLAELRPEAPKAVTPAPVPQPEPAPKPEAPPKPGLAFGGA